ATACGATCTCGACGCCCAGGGGAAGCCGTCCCCGCGGGTCTTCGCGTCGCACCCCGCCCTCGATCGGGGCGCGACGACCGTCGACCCCAGGCGAAAGGTCGTGCCCGCGGGCCTCTTCCTCGACGCCAACGGCCCCCACCCGATCCACGCCTTCGGCTGCACGATCTGCCACGGCGGCCAGGGCTCGGGGGTCGACTTCACGCACGCCGCCCACACGCCCGACGACGTCGCCGAGGCCCGCCGCTGGGGGGCCGAACACGAATGGAAGCCCGTCGAGCACTGGGACGCGCCCATGCTCCCCTCGCGGTTCCTGGAGGCGAGCTGCCTCAAGTGTCATCAGGACGTCGCCGACGTCCCCCAGGCCGCCAAACTCCAGGCCGGCCGTCGCCGGATCGCGAGCTACGGCTGCTTCGGCTGCCACGAAATCGGCGGCGGCGAATCGCCCGCGCCGAGCTTCGCCGACGAGCCCCGCGTCGGCCCCAGCCTCCGCAAGCTGGCCTCGAAGGTCGCCCCCGACTGGCTCTTCCGCTGGATCAAGAACCCCCACGCCTTCCGCCCCGACACCCGCATGCCGCGCTACTACGGCGTCGACGACGTCATCCCCGGCGACGCCCCCAAGTCCGACGCCGAGGTCCACGCGATGGTCCGCTACCTGACCGCGAAGTCCGAGCCCGCGGCCGACGCCCCGGGGCCCGCCGAGGCGCCCGACCCCGACCCCGACCGCGGCAAGCAGGCCTTCCTGCGCAAGGGCTGCCTGGCCTGCCACCAGCATCGGCCCTACCGCACCGAGGGCCCGACGAGCGAGGTGGCCCTACGCGATCGCAAGTTCGTCGATCCCGCGTACAGGCCGGCCGTCGACGCCACGTTCGACCCCTCGGTCTTCCCCGAGCCGGCTCGGCCGCATGCGATGGCCGACCTGGGGCCGAACCTCGTCAACGTCGCCGCCAAGTTCCCCTCGGGCGAACGCGGCCTGGCGTGGCTGACGGCCTGGCTCAAGGACCCCGGCGTCCACGACCCCGACAGCCTCATGCCCGACCTGCAGCTCACCGATCAGGAGGCGGCCGACGTCGCCGCCTGGCTGATCTCCGTCCCCGGCGGCTGGCCCGTCCGCGTCGACGCCCCCCCGGCCGCCGCCGCTCCGGTCCGCGACGCCGTCGACGAGCTGGTGCGGATGTACGTCGCCAAGGGGGGATACAGGAAGGACGGCAAGGCCGTCGGCGTGCCGTTGGGCCAGGTCGAGTCGTTCGTCGCCGGGCTGCCGGCCGACGACAAGCTCATGTTCCTGGGCGAGAAGACCATCGCCCGCCTGGGCTGCTTCGGCTGCCACGACGTACCCGGCTTCGAGAACGCCAAGCCGATCGGCGTCGCGCTCAGCGACTGGGGATCGAAGAGCCTCGCCCAGCTCGACTTCGGCCACGTCGACGAACTCATCGGCGACCGCCTCCCCGACGCCGCCGGCGCGCGCGACGGCGTCGACCAGTTCTACCAGGACCAGATCGCGCAGCGGACGCGCGTCGGCTTCCTCTTCCAGAAGCTGCACCGGCCCCGGAGCTACGACCACCTCAAGCGCGACCCGCTCTACAAGAGCTGGGACGACCGCCTGCGGATGCCCCAGTTCGCCTGGGCCGACGATCCCAAAGCCGTCGAGGAGGTCATGACCTTCGTCCTCGGCCTGACCGGCGAGCGGGTCCACCCGCGCTACGTCGCGCGGACGCACTACGACGAGGCCAAGGTCGCCCGCGCCGAGGGCGCCAAGATCCTCGACCGGTATCAGTGCGCGGGCTGCCACGTTTTGGAGATGCCGCGCTATCGGATCCCCGCCGGGACGTCGGTGGCCGACGCGCTCCCCGCCTTCCGGACGAACCTGCGGGCCTCGTACAACGCCCGCGCCTCGGACTTCTCGCCCGATTTGCTCGCGACCACCACCCACGACCCCCAGGCGAAGCTCGACGACGAGTCCGTCGAAGCGTCGTTGAAGGTCGGCCCGGACGACGGCTCGCCGGTCGTGGTCGAGGGGATGCCGCTCCAGGAGATCGACGACGAGGTGAGCGTGCAGGTCTGGAAGCCGGTCGTCGTCCGCGGCCACACGTTCAACGTCGGCGACATGCTGACGTTCGACAGGACCAAGGTGCAGGTCGAGCCGGCCGTCGGCGGCGGCTTCGCCTGGCTCTACGCGGCCTACCAGGCCGAAGAATCGGGAAAGCCGTTCGAGTCGTTCTGGAACCGCCTGCCGCCGCCGCTCATCCGCGAAGGTCTCAAGGTCCAGACCCCCTGGATGTCGCTCTTCCTGAAAGACCCCTACGCGATCCGCCCCGCGGCTCAGCTGCGGATGCCCCGCTACCACTACCGCAGCATCGGCCGCGAGACCGACGGGCTGGCCGACTACTTCGCCGCGGTCGACGGCGCGGAGTTCCCCTACCAGACGATCCCCCACCTGCTCCAGGGCTACGTCGCGGCCCGCGAGAAGGTCCACCCGAACTACCTGGACTCGGGCTTCGCGATGATGGCCGCGAAGGGCTCGCCGTGCATCCAGTGCCACGCCGTCGGCTCGTTCAAGCCCGAGTCCGGCCCGGACGCGATCACCGGGCCCGACCTGCGGCAGGTCGCCGGCCGCCTGCGTCCCGACTACCTGGAGCACTGGATCGCCAACCCCCGTCGGCTCGTGCCGTTCACCGCCATGCCCCAGAACATCGCCCCCCGCGGCCCCTCGCAGATGCCGCCCCCGCCGACGTTCGAGGGCCAGCGGTTGGAGATGATCCGGGCCATGCGCGACGCCCTCTTGAATTACGCCGTCGCCGTCGAGCGTCGGCTCGTCGAAACCGCACCGGCCGCCGCCCCCGCTCCGCCGGCGGCGCCCCCCACGCCGGCCGCCGCGGGGGGCGGGTCGCCCTGATCGCGGGAACGCCCGCGAGCCGATAAAATGGACGGGAAGGGAGGCCCGACGATGGCGAAAGACGACGTGAAGCGCGAGGTCGAGACGCTCCGCGCCGAGATCGACCGGCACAACCGGCTCTATTACCTCGAGGCCGCGCCCGAGATCGGCGACCGCGAGTACGACCGGCTGATGGAGCGGCTGACCGAGATCGAGGCCGAGCATCCCGAGCTCGTCTCCGAAGACAGCCCGACGCAACGCGTCGGCGGCGAGCCGCTGGCGCAGTTCGCGACGGTCGTGCACGCCGCGCCGATGCTCTCGATCGACAACACCTACAATCACGACGAGGTCCGCGAGTGGGACGCCCGCGTCCGCCGCGGCCTGAACCCCGGCGAGCCGGTCCGCTACGTCGTCGAGCTGAAGGTCGACGGCGTGGCCGTCTCGGTCCGCTACGAGCGCGGGCGGTTCGTCCTGGGGGCGACCCGCGGCGACGGCGAGCGCGGCGACGACGTCTCGGCCAACCTGCGCACCGTCCGCGAGATCCCCCTGACCCTCAAGGGCGAGGCCCCCGAGGTCCTGGAAGTCCGCGGCGAGGTCTTCATGACCAACGCCGAGCTGGCGCGCCTCAACGACCTCCGCCGCGAGGCCGGCGAGAAGCCGTTCGAGAACCCGCGCAACTCCACGGCCGGGTCGCTCAAGCTGCTGGATCCCCGCCTCTGCGCCCAGCGCCGGCTGCGGTTCGTCGGCCACGGCCTGGGCGAGCATCGCGGGGTCCACGAATCATCGTTCTACGACATCCTCATGCGATTGAAGGACATGGGCTTCCCCGTCAGCCCCCACGTCGAGCGGTACGACTCGATCGACGACGTGATCGAGCACGCCCGCGCGTGGGAGACCCGGCGGAACACGCTCGACTTCCAGACCGACGGCCTGGTCGTGAAGGTCGACGACCTCGGCCAGCGGAACCGGCTGGGCGCCCGCAGCAAGTCGCCGCGCTGGGCGATCGCGTTCAAGTACGAGGCGGAGCAGGCGATCACGAAGGTCCTCAAGATCACGGTCCAGGTCGGCAAGACCGGCAAGCTCACGCCCGTCGCCGAGCTGGAGCCCGTCCGCCTGGCCGGCACGACGGTCAAGCGCGCCACGCTGCACAACGCCGACGAGATCCGCCGCAAGGACGTCCGCGAGGGGGACGCGGTCGTCGTCCAGAAGGCCGGCGAGATCATCCCGCAGGTCGTCCGCGTCGAGAAGGAGGCCCGCACCGGCGACGAGGTCGAGTACGTCTTCCCCGACCGCTGTCCGAGCTGCGAGGCCCCCGTCGTCCGCGATCCCGACGAGGTCGACTACCGCTGCTCGAACAAGCCCTCCGCCTGCTCGCAGCAGCTCGAGCGGCGGCTGCGGCAGTACGCCCACCGCGACTCGCTCGACATCGAGGGCCTGGGCGACAAGCTGGTCGACCAGCTCGTGAAATCCAACCTCGTGCGGAGCATCCCCGACCTCTACCGGATCGACGCGGCGACCCTGGCCGACCTGGACCGCATGGGCGAGAAGTCGGCCGAGAACCTGACGACGGCCATCGAGCAGAGCAAGCTCAAGACGCTCGACCGCCTGATCAACGGCCTGGCGATCCGCCACGTCGGCGTGCGGACCTCGGAAGTCCTCGCCGCCCGCTTCCGCACGCTCGACGAGCTGCGCAACGCGACCCTCGCCGAGTTGGAGGCCGTCCCCGAGGTCGGCTCGGTCGTCGCCGCCAGCGTCCACGAGTTCTTCCAGGACCCCGACCACCGGCGCCTGCTCGACGAGCTGACGGCGTTGGGCGTCGACCCCCAGCCCTACACCCCGGTCGCCGCCGCGTCGACCGGCCTCCCCTTCCTGGGCAAGACGTTCGTCCTGACCGGCACGCTGCCGAAGCGCACCCGCCCCGAGGCCGAGCTGCTGATCAAGAGCCTCGGCGGCAAGGTGACGGGCTCCGTCTCCAAGTCCACCGGCTTCGTCCTCGCCGGCGCCGACCCGGGGAGCAAGCTCGAAAAAGCCCGCGCCCTGGGCGTGACGATCCTCGACGAGGACGAATTCGAGAGGCTTGCAGGAGAGATTTGAGGCCATTCGCGCCGCTGATGGGTAAGATCTGGCCGATCATGAACGTATCCTTGCAGGCGTTCCCGTCACCCATCGACCGGAGGGGGAAACCCATGCTCCAACAATTGCCCGTCGAATCGACGTTTTTCACCAAGTACAACAAAGTATTCGTCAAGGGCAAGATCCCGGGGTTCAACAGCAAGACGTTCCGGGTCGAGATGACCGCCGCCTTGGAGATCTACCTCAACGGCGTCAAGCAAGGGCCCGTCACCAGGGCCGGAGCCGTCGACATGACCCCCTCGGCGCCCGGCGATCATGAATTCAACGCGGTCTTCCTCTACACGCCGATCAGGTCGGAGGACGACCCCGACGCGAAGGGCGACCCCGACGCGAAGGGCGACCCCGACGCGGCGGGTGGGCCGCGGATCCCCACGACCGCCATCACCGTCACCCTTACGAACACGCCCGCCACCCCCATCCTCGGCGTCGGCACGGGCACGCCGGCGCTCTACCAGGTCGATAAGAGAAATCCCAACATCAACAATCAAGTCGACATCCAGATTCCGGGCCAAATCAACCTCTTCTCGCCCCCGGGCTGATCAGCCACGCGATCCGAGGTCCGGGCGTCATGGCGCGGCGTTGGGAAGCGTCTTGAGAGCCGCTTTGACCTCTTCCAACGTCCTGCGGTCGGGCGGACTCTTGGGATTGGCCGTCAGGGCGGATGTCAGCAAGCCTGCGGCTCGCTCCAGCCGCGGCCGGCCCGCGACTGCGTCTCCCTGGTGAACGTCCAGGAGACCGAGGCGGCCGACGGCGCGACCGAGCAGTGCGGAATACGCGGGACGCCCTGCGTCGATCTTCATCAACCCGTCGCTCGCCTCGAGGGCTCGTTCCAGGTCGGCTCGCGCGCCAGCGAGATCTTCGCGCTCCAGATGCTGGTCTGCTCGGGCGAACAGGGCCAGGGCGAGGTACTCGGGATAGACGACGATCTTGGGATACTGTCGGTACAAGGAGTCGATCCCATCGACCGCGGCGTCGGCGGCGGCCTTCGCCCCTTCCCCGTGCAGGGCGCGAGCCCGCTTCATGAGGGCCGCCGCCTTCAGGAAGCGGAGATTCTGGTCGGTGGGCGCCTTTTCGAGCAGGCCGTCCACCCGGCGCACCGTCTCGTCCAGGGCCGTGGCCGCCTCCGGCAGCTTGCCTCCCTCCAGGAGGGCCTCGCCGAGAGTGTCCTGGTACATGACCGCTTCCATGCGGTCGGTCGGCCCGGGCGAGT
The DNA window shown above is from Paludisphaera mucosa and carries:
- a CDS encoding c-type cytochrome codes for the protein MPADDETYRSLPALHRIFAIASVGMLAAVVWMIAADHDRPWKRVQREFHQLEDAKLKALEARKRAERTEARTAEIAAVEARIRAAEEDAGRRSAALAALDVELVRLGGRAERADTARRFKKAELDGLRTVYDGMIEGGEAHRARDFLDAEVAEAERRLADLAREDQEAQAALKAKQAEREALRGGVEALAQERDRLTREVDRVRRVIEQKASRNFGWLVRLRGLPGVDMAAPPSKIDQITLPQLTINYNFKDVPRQDRCTTCHQGIDRPGYDLDAQGKPSPRVFASHPALDRGATTVDPRRKVVPAGLFLDANGPHPIHAFGCTICHGGQGSGVDFTHAAHTPDDVAEARRWGAEHEWKPVEHWDAPMLPSRFLEASCLKCHQDVADVPQAAKLQAGRRRIASYGCFGCHEIGGGESPAPSFADEPRVGPSLRKLASKVAPDWLFRWIKNPHAFRPDTRMPRYYGVDDVIPGDAPKSDAEVHAMVRYLTAKSEPAADAPGPAEAPDPDPDRGKQAFLRKGCLACHQHRPYRTEGPTSEVALRDRKFVDPAYRPAVDATFDPSVFPEPARPHAMADLGPNLVNVAAKFPSGERGLAWLTAWLKDPGVHDPDSLMPDLQLTDQEAADVAAWLISVPGGWPVRVDAPPAAAAPVRDAVDELVRMYVAKGGYRKDGKAVGVPLGQVESFVAGLPADDKLMFLGEKTIARLGCFGCHDVPGFENAKPIGVALSDWGSKSLAQLDFGHVDELIGDRLPDAAGARDGVDQFYQDQIAQRTRVGFLFQKLHRPRSYDHLKRDPLYKSWDDRLRMPQFAWADDPKAVEEVMTFVLGLTGERVHPRYVARTHYDEAKVARAEGAKILDRYQCAGCHVLEMPRYRIPAGTSVADALPAFRTNLRASYNARASDFSPDLLATTTHDPQAKLDDESVEASLKVGPDDGSPVVVEGMPLQEIDDEVSVQVWKPVVVRGHTFNVGDMLTFDRTKVQVEPAVGGGFAWLYAAYQAEESGKPFESFWNRLPPPLIREGLKVQTPWMSLFLKDPYAIRPAAQLRMPRYHYRSIGRETDGLADYFAAVDGAEFPYQTIPHLLQGYVAAREKVHPNYLDSGFAMMAAKGSPCIQCHAVGSFKPESGPDAITGPDLRQVAGRLRPDYLEHWIANPRRLVPFTAMPQNIAPRGPSQMPPPPTFEGQRLEMIRAMRDALLNYAVAVERRLVETAPAAAPAPPAAPPTPAAAGGGSP
- the ligA gene encoding NAD-dependent DNA ligase LigA codes for the protein MAKDDVKREVETLRAEIDRHNRLYYLEAAPEIGDREYDRLMERLTEIEAEHPELVSEDSPTQRVGGEPLAQFATVVHAAPMLSIDNTYNHDEVREWDARVRRGLNPGEPVRYVVELKVDGVAVSVRYERGRFVLGATRGDGERGDDVSANLRTVREIPLTLKGEAPEVLEVRGEVFMTNAELARLNDLRREAGEKPFENPRNSTAGSLKLLDPRLCAQRRLRFVGHGLGEHRGVHESSFYDILMRLKDMGFPVSPHVERYDSIDDVIEHARAWETRRNTLDFQTDGLVVKVDDLGQRNRLGARSKSPRWAIAFKYEAEQAITKVLKITVQVGKTGKLTPVAELEPVRLAGTTVKRATLHNADEIRRKDVREGDAVVVQKAGEIIPQVVRVEKEARTGDEVEYVFPDRCPSCEAPVVRDPDEVDYRCSNKPSACSQQLERRLRQYAHRDSLDIEGLGDKLVDQLVKSNLVRSIPDLYRIDAATLADLDRMGEKSAENLTTAIEQSKLKTLDRLINGLAIRHVGVRTSEVLAARFRTLDELRNATLAELEAVPEVGSVVAASVHEFFQDPDHRRLLDELTALGVDPQPYTPVAAASTGLPFLGKTFVLTGTLPKRTRPEAELLIKSLGGKVTGSVSKSTGFVLAGADPGSKLEKARALGVTILDEDEFERLAGEI